AAACAAACCCCACTTTGCCCTGTAATGATAAAGACCTGGATTGGTGTCAGGAAAAGCTCAAGGAATCCCTTTCAGGGAAGaagtttcttttcattttagatGATGTTTGGAATGAGGATTATGAAGAATGGAGTGTCCTTTTGAAGCCTTTTGAATCAGgagcaaaaggaaagaagatcaTTGTCACGACTCGTAACCGCAAGGTTGCCTTAATGGCCGATGCTCAACTGATAACTCTCGAACTGTTGTCATTAGATGATTGCATGACTTTGTTCGCATCTCATGCTTTTGGAGTCCAAAATTCAAATCACCGTCCTCGTTTTGAAGCATTAGGTCTCCAAATAGTGAAAAAATGCAAAGGATTGCCATTAGCTGTGAAGACAGTGGCCGGCCTGCTACGCACTACAGTCAATCCCTGTGATTGGGAAGATATATTGAACAGCAAGATTTGGAATCTATCAGAAGGAAGAAATGATATCCTTCCGGCTTTGAAACTTAGCTACCTCCATCTCCCTTCTCATCTGAGGAGATGTTTCGCTTACTGTGCTATATTTCCCAAGGATTATGAAATCAAACATGATGAGTTGATTCATTGGTGGAGTGCAGAGGGCTTGTTGGAgggaaaaggaggaaagaacCGTTGGAATTTAGGTTTGAATTATTTCAACGAGCTAGAATCTAGATCGTTATTTCAAAAGTCGAGTAGTGATGGATCACGATTTTTGATGCATGATCTTGTGAATGACCTAGCAAAACTAGTTGCAGGTGCAACCCATTATGGCTCAGGCGAGTTTGAGTTTGAGGGTGATCAAAATAATGCATCCTTAGTTCGTCACGCCTCGTTCATTCCCAGTGAACACATTGTGCCAGAAAGATTCAAGatatatcatcaaatgaagagACTTAGGAGCTTCATATCGTTAGCGAAGCATTCTTACCCTTGGGCGATGTTTTTTTTGTCCCAGAAAGTGCTATGTGACTTGTTGTCAGAATTGAAGTACTTGAGGGTGCTTTCGTTAAGTCACTACAAGATCAGTGAGGTACCGGATTGCATTGGTGATCTAAGGCACCTAAGGCACCTTAATCTGTCATATACCAATATTGCAAGGCTTCCAAAGTCAATTGTTCAACTGTATAACATCGAGACTTTGATGTTGTGAGGCTGTGAAAGTCTTATCGAATTTCCTGAAGATATGGAGAAACTTATCAACATAAGATTTCTCGACATTACTGACACTTCGAGCCTAAGAGCGGTGCCACTGTATATAGCTAATTTGGTGGGTCTTGAGATGCTGTCCAAGTTTATAGTGGGAACGGAAACTGAGTTGAGGTTGAAGGAGTTAAAAAAACTGAAGAACCTTCGAGAGGAATTGTGCATCTTTGATTTGCATAAGGTTCAAGACGCCGGAGATGCCAAGGACGTCGATTTACTCACGAAGGAGGGAATATGTCGGTTGACCTTGCAGTGGAGtaaagattttgaaaattcccggaatgaagagcttgaagcaAAGGTCCTTGACTTTCTTCGACCACACCAAAACGTTGAAAATCTCGTGATATCCTACTATGGTGGCATAGAATTCACTTCATGGTTAGGAAATCCCTCACATGTTCACATAGTGCATTTACATTTACATGAGTGTCGTAGGGCCAAAGCATTACCATCACTTGGACGGCTATCTTTGCTGAAAGAACTGCACATCGAAGGTCTAGATGCAATAAGTAGGATaggttttgaattttatggaGCTGAAAGTCCTTTTCCGTCCTTGACAACTTTGAAATTTAGGAACATGCCATTGTGGGAGGACTGGTCTCATTGTGTTGGCTCTGAAGAAGGAGTTGTATTCCCCAGTCTTGAGCATCTCGTTCTTAGGGATTGTCCTATGTTGATAAAAAGATTGCCTAGTCAACTAAGCTCCCTCATAGAGCTCGAAATCGACTCCTGTCCGTGTATGGATGCCTCGCACTTTGACATTATTAGCCTTCCATCTCTCAATGAGTTAGAATTTAAAGGCTGTAATGAGGGGGTGTTGAAGAGTTTGGTAGACTTGACATCTCTAACTACTCTTGTCATAGAAAACACTGCCGAACTGACTTGCTTAAATCGTGAGTTTACAAGCTTCTTGATCAAACTAGAGAAGTTGGAGATGGTACATTGTGACGAGTTAATGTTCTTGTGGCAAGATAGAGATGTAGTTGAGAAGCTCAGCTGTCTAAAAAGCTTATGTGTAGAGGGTTGTCCTAAATTCATGTCTTttgtggctggagaagaagatatAAAGCTACCCAACAACCTCGAAACTATCAACTTGTTTGGTTGCATCAATTTAGAGAAGCTCCCAAGCAAAATGCACACCCTCTCCTCTCTTAGACGCTTGATCTTGAATTGTCCAAAACTGGTGTCCTTTCTCGAAACAGGCATATTGACATCAGTGAGATCAAGAAATATTAGTGGCTATGATCTGTCGCAATCTCTACCCACTGGATTAAGTATTCATCCCGAAGGACCAAGTAGCAGCATTAACCACGTCGACATAACGTCTTGTCTACAAGAATTAATAATCTACGGATGCAAGTCCCTACAAGCATCTCCATTTAGTGAGGGTAGATTTTTACCTATGACCCTCAAGAGACTTGAAATTGGTGACTGCTTGGGAGTGGAGTCGCTTGCGGAGATAATTCTAGACGACCGTCAGTCACTTCAAGTGATTCATATTTGGAGTTGCAAAAATTTGAGAAGCTTACCTCAAGGCCTGCACACACTGTCCCATCTCACTTCCTTGACATTGAGAAGGTGTCCTGCTCTGGAGCTAGAGTGCTTTCCCCCTCTTCCTCCTAGCATCTCGACTTTTTGTCTTGAGGATTGTCCGAATATAAAAGCGTTGCCTAATCAGTTGAGTCAACTCGCGTGTCTCCATGAATTAAGATGTGACGTTATGCAGTTTCCCGACGGAGGATTGCCACCCCAGCTACGAGAACTCTCGGTAACGATACGCGGGAATATGAAGCAGCCGCTTCGGGAGTGGCTTACCCCCCTCACCTCCCTTCAAGATCTGTGGATCATCGGCAACGCTGGAGGAGTGGGGAAGCAGGAGAATCTTGCGCTTCCACCCCTTCCCTCTTTGCACCGCCTGTGGATCGATAAAATGGAAAATGTGGAAAGACTGTCTAGCAATCTCCCTTCGTCTCTCCAGAGGTTAACAATCCATAGATGCCCGAAGCTGAGGGAGTTGCCTCTGGAtgacctccctccctccctaaaAAAACTCGACATCTACGATTGCCGGATTCTGGAGGAGCGATGCAAAAAAGGGACCGGCCGCTATTGGCACCTCATCCGCGAAATCCCAGAAATTAGTTTGAATTTAAGGACAATTACTTAAAAGGATTTGGACTCGAATATTACTTGAGGGAGTGTTCGCTTTGGTGCCCTCTCTGCTTAGTAGCTGTGATCGTGGTGGGTGCGATGAACCATCTACGGTTCCTACGGAGATGGCGTCGGAATTGTCTGAATGCCTTCTTCCAAAGTCATTCTCGCGACATGACTCCGGACGTGCATTTGCTCTCATCAAAATCAGGAATCATTCCGCCATTTCCTTCTCCTGCTCTACTCTCCTACTTGAAGTCTACCCAGATTCGGCCATCAGTTCCCCCTGTCCATTGAAATGCTTCGCGTGACTCCCACAAACCGGTGAAGATGCCGATGAATCTGGGCTGTCATTAAGGGACTGTCGCGTTTGAATTTGGATTTCTCAGGTTATTTTTTGCACTCTAGCTGTTTGTTGTATTGCCTCATTCAATTCGTTTGTTATCGCTGTGCTCTGTCTCATTCGCCAATATCCTCTCAATCTTGTTTGCGTTTCAGATTTCATTGGAATTCGATTGGTGAATTTACTCAGCGACCTATGGAAAGGTCTAATTACCCTTCCTTCACCATCGCCTTACCAGTAAGTCTAGGAGAAGTTGCTGAAGGCCCTGGATGTGAGTTTGCTTCTCATTGTAGGGTCGAAGGGACATGCCACTGCAGGCTTTTTTGTTAAGATCTTGACTTTTGTGCAAACTTTTCCATGATCTCTTGGTTCTCGAATTTCTCATGAGGATAGGTATGTTCTCTTTCCCCCTTCGATAAGTGTCTGTGTTTCCTTGATGTGCAATCCACTAGATGAATCTGAAGCCTGGACTTAACTTGTGTGATATGTAAATAGCAAAGACGagtttgaaaatgtttgaaaGTTGCATCACATCGGAAAGGAGTAATTCAGAACTTCAGATGGATAGAGCAAGTTCATGTCACATTAATGGCAGATCGGTGCTTTAAATTTTGTTTCGTTTGCTGTTTTAGTCTGGAGACTTCATTTGGACACATTTACTAAGTTGTGCAATGTATTTGACTACTGTTCCTTATATCTAATTGTGATATGCAAAAATTACGTTTGCAGCATTCACCAGAAGTGCAAGAAACTCAGTATTAACTTTCAGTCTGCATTTACAAATACAACATACTTATTCCCACACACGTGATCTTTATTTCTGAGCATACTGTGATGCACATCAAGATCTATGTGGGAATCAGATTTATTGCGCCTCAACCCTTCCATTCCAGCAGTTTACTCACCATCCAAGATTTGGGAACGGTTTAGTCAGTTTAAGTGCAGATGCAAATGAAGGAATTTTGCATCCTGGATAGCACGCAATGAAATCTCTGCTTGTTGTTCATTTTGATAACTATTTCTAGTCTGCTTCCTGGAATCAAAGTTGCATAGCGCTGCAGTTGCTGTTTGGCAAAGTTTAAAAGGTAAGTAGATTTGTTTCCGCTATTTCTTTTGACAGGCTGTTTGCAGGATGCAGGTTATGATCGTGGGATGTAATCAGAATCTAGAAAGAGTCTCTTCTGAAGGATTAGCAAATTCTCTGCATTGTACTTGTTATTATAAAATTTCCACCAAATTGCCTGCATTCTACCTGTTCATATATAGAATTGTATCAGAGGACATGTCAATGTCTGTATTGTTGTCTGTTATCATGTTCCATGGGTATTTCATTTATGTGATTATGTCCACATTCTCTCATGCGTTAAGGGATAGGTTCTATGCGAGGAGGAGTGTTGAGTTGTACATTGTACATACATTTTTTGGCGAGTTTTCTAACAACTCaagcttttaggaaattcatgCAGCGATCAAATCAAACAGCATGATCAATCTGCCAACCCTAGGTtcttgtttggtttttttttcttgtaattttggATCATCTGGATGAATTTCAGAGAAGGGTTATAGGCCAGCcataaaatgatcaaattgcAACAAGGGCTAAAGCTTGGACAGTTAAAAAACTCCCATGTGCTGGGGGACTATGGCTTATTAAATTCGTTGTTCAGTCTGGTTAACTATTAGTATCTACTCTTTAGTTGCCCAAAAAAGTTATTAATATGGTTTACTACATGTGTAGAGCTTTCTTTTGGAAGGGAGATCCTGATACTAAAGAGGGTACAAAACTTAGATGGGACACCGTTTGTCTTCCTAATCTGTTTGGCGGGCCTTGGCATTGGAAGACTGGATTTTTAAATTCTTGCTTGTGTTTTGAACAGTCTGTGGAGCATTTTGTTGAGGTGTGGATCTCTATGTTTTGCCTGGCTCTATAGCTATCATCTTGATTATTAACCAGATGCTACTTATGCTTGATTGTTAACCAGATGCTACTTATGCTTGGAACACATTAGATACATAGTGGGTAATGGAGATAATATCTCTTGGTATGATTCGGGGTATCATGCTGGGACCTTGCCGGAATCATTTCTCAAGGAGATTGATTCATGACTCATCTCTTCCTCTGCAGGCCAAAGGATTTGCTGTAATTCGTAACTCTCATTGGACGTGGCCAGCTGCTAGGTCTGAAGAGTTGGTTTCCACCTAAGCTGCAGTTTGTGGTGTGATTTTTCCTATTTCCTCAGCTGCAGAAAGAGTCGTATGCACAGCTTCGTCAAATGGTTGCCTTTTCGTTGCTCAAGAAATTGTCAGAAACAAGAGTGCTCCCCTAATGTGCCAAGTTTGGCCTTGTTTCTTGGTTGGTAATACATGATAAACTTCCCACTTTTCAGAGGATTAACAGTTGGTCTGTTGGGAATACTAGATCTTTTTGCTGGTTCTGTAATCTAAGCACTATATCTTGGTGTCATCTCTTTTTTAAGTGTAGTTTCTCTAATCAACTGTGGAGCAAGGTAGTGCAGCTTTGTTCTGTCAAACTATCATTGAATCTCACTGTCATCTTATTCTTGAAGTTTAATGGAATCAAAATTATCAGGTTCTTTTTTAAGCATAATTTTGAGAGTTGTCTTGGTCTTTAAAACAAGATTGGCACTTATAAGCATCGTAGGTTATGTCTTGCTTGGAACAGAACTTTGTGAAAACTATCCCACTAGtaagatagttttttttttttttttttttttttttttggcattcatGGTAATTTCGCTTTGTTATGTCCGAAGCAAATATCACCTCCAAATTGggctttgctagcataatagtCTTTGGACTACTACCAAAATAATGGCATGTTATGAgttacaaattcttgaagaagtgGATCTTACAACAATTTacaattatttgttatttgttttttttgtggttaaaacaGTCTGTTAATCTCATAGTAGATTAAGAACAGTCACTTAATCAtttcttctcaaaatttgaACTATTTCTTGTAGTTATTTGCCATGATACCAGCATTACAATGAAGAATTTATTTGGGATGGTCGGTGGTATTTGTGCTTGGGCTTACTTTTAAAAAGCAAGTTTGCCAATGAAGACCTCTTCCAAGAAGCAGCCCTACGTCTTTGACAAGAAAATCCAACTTATGAAGCCTTTTCTCTATTGCCTATTTATTTAGGACCATTGAAGGGAAAGTTCTTGACTGTTTTGAGCAATGCAGATATTTACATGTTTTCGACTTTCAAAGCCTGGAGGTGCTGTGGCTGTCAATGTATTGGAACCTTCATCTGTTCCTTTTTATCAGTGATTAAATTTCCTGAAGGTGTGTCTGCATATGTTCTGCATCTTGTTTCATACTCATCATAGTCAAAGGACTGGGCAGAGCAAAAAAAGGTCTTTTAAATCACTGTCAATCTCTACATACTATTTTGGATCCCATATAGAAGATGGTCGTTGTTGAGGGAGTCTTATACACATTTTATGGACTTTTGTGAACTTAGAGTATATATGCAGAGTAATAGATGTTAATCAATTACGGCTACGTGACTTGGAATCTTCCAGTCTTATGATTATTCAAAACATATGCAGATTGTCATAAATTGATAGAATTAGTACTTCCTATGCATGCTATGTGAAAAGTTCTCACTTTGCCTTGAGCCCTCTTTCACTTTCGATAATTATATAATCCCTGCCAATGGATGGGCGAAGTCTCTAGCTTCAAAATATATGATTGAGCATTGTGACTTAACTGCGTATGGTTCGAGCCATTGATTGTCTTATGCATCATTGTACTTCTAGGATATGTTATTCCTTCCCCCTTTGATGAAGACTCGGGACAGATGTTCAGAATTCATGGCTAGgtttctttttgcatttgcaGGTTACTGTATTCAAGCAATCTGCAAGTAAATTATCATCTCTGAGTGAAAAGCTGATTGGTATCACAGCAGACAACTTCTGGTGAGGCGAATGTTATTTAAGTTTGCTCTGTCTTGGATATATATACATGACATGTCCAAGACTTATAACCGCTCCATTTCAGCGATGTGAAGGATGGACTTGTTTACGGCAGCTCTTGGGAAATAGATTTACAATCACACCTCGGTAGAAATGATGTTACTCTTATGTGCAAACTTTCATAGTTATAAAATTCGGACCTAAAAGTAAAACTTGTACTGCGATAATTCCCTAATTGCAATCTTAAAATATATGTGTACTTAATA
The nucleotide sequence above comes from Eucalyptus grandis isolate ANBG69807.140 chromosome 2, ASM1654582v1, whole genome shotgun sequence. Encoded proteins:
- the LOC120290684 gene encoding putative disease resistance RPP13-like protein 1, with product MPIAELFLGAFLQVLFDRLASRELFKFAQRERIDMLFKKWEKMLKSIKEVLNDAEDKQLTGCHEVKSWLEDLENLAYDIEDLLEEFTIESTKSKFKAEPGTSKAHSLLPSCCFTMSPRALMFNHKMRSEMGELDARLGKIIERKNGLGLRKNEGERLAYRQPDKPKRTTNLPEPCFVSREDEKREILKLLVREEDDRTCADLEVIAIVGMGGVGKTSLAQQVYNDAGVTHYFDVKKWVCVSDDFDVHAITKCILQKTNPTLPCNDKDLDWCQEKLKESLSGKKFLFILDDVWNEDYEEWSVLLKPFESGAKGKKIIVTTRNRKVALMADAQLITLELLSLDDCMTLFASHAFGVQNSNHRPRFEALGLQIVKKCKGLPLAVKTVAGLLRTTVNPCDWEDILNSKIWNLSEGRNDILPALKLSYLHLPSHLRRCFAYCAIFPKDYEIKHDELIHWWSAEGLLEGKGGKNRWNLGLNYFNELESRSLFQKSSSDGSRFLMHDLVNDLAKLVAGATHYGSGEFEFEGDQNNASLVRHASFIPSEHIVPERFKIYHQMKRLRSFISLAKHSYPWAMFFLSQKVLCDLLSELKYLRVLSLSHYKISEVPDCIGDLRHLRHLNLSYTNIARLPKSIVQLYNIETLML